The genomic DNA CCTTGGGGGGGTAAAGAACCTTCATGCAAGGTGTCCCATAGGTTCAGGTTCTTCTGCCCACCACTGCTGACGAAGGAAGTAGTTTCACAGTGAGGTGcagttacatatttttttctgccagttttataacttgtttatttattgatcagttttttatctgattttttttcttgcgttACTTTTATAACCTAGTTCTTTTATCTAGATTTTTTCAAGATATGCGTAATACTTGTGATTGTGTAACTGGGTTCTTACTTGCAGGATTGtaacataaagaaaaaaccttgttaaaataataaaagaacagaACATTATCATTAATGAAAACTGTAAAATGAGCAAGAATACAGGATTGGACCAGGACATTTGCCCTATTATCAAGGAGTATGCAAACCAAATATCTGTAAGGTTTGTCAAACATTTTCCTAAGTTATCAAAGAGGACAACAGTTAAAAAGAGGAAATGGTTTGGGTGGTCATGGTAGATTTAACTATTGTAGTCAAACAAAAGCAACTCTGTAGCACTTTTAAGCAGTGATGATCTCATTAATCAATTCCACAAAACCCCTCAAAAAGAACTTTGGATTTCAGCATCTATATAAGATCTTCATAAATACCTGTGCACCCAGTTTTGTCATTATCAAGTTTCATTCATCATGccaataaattaatttttcagttaGCCAATACTAGTCTAGAATAATTCTCAGAAGAAAAAGCCTTGAATTCCAATTTTAGGAATGAAATGAACGATCTCTTCCCTCACTGCAAGATCTGAACCTGTGTCCTTAGAAAGTACTCACCTGCGGCACCAGCCATGCTGTCACAAGTGCTAAATTTCCATCTTAAACAGCAAGTGTTCAtctcttgtattttcctcttcttctcctcaggACCCACTGGAGTTAGAGCACTTTCAGGAGATAAAGATTGAAGAAGAAGATCCCCTGAGTGATCCTTACCTGCTAGATGAAGGGGCATCCGATGACGGTCTAGCTGACATAATCGCTTCAGTTAAACAAGAATATACCTCATGGACAGACAAAAGCAATCAGGTGGTTCTATTTTCTCGTTGCATTTTCAGTTTGGTTCctgattttgttcatttttttctgttaatgcTTTTTGTTTGAAGGAtttttagaagtacattcacaatGTGTTCTTGCAAACTTGGCCCTTTTTGTGTATTTGTCCCTCTGCAGCACATGCCAAGATGCGTGCATATAATATTTAAAAGTACAGTATTGTGTTCTCAGAAAGTTGGTGACACTGTTTCTATATTTCTGAAATTTTGATCAGCATATTAGCTAACTCATAATGGTAGATAAGAAAACTGTTTACACAAGtatcttgaatttattttaatcttctctTTACGTGGATTTAATGAATTTATTGTCTACTTTATCACAGGACAATCAGAAAGTTGTTGTTGCAGAGGAAGATTTTTCTCAGAAGAAAATCACTTCAAAACAGTCTGAAACAAAGACTGGGATTGTGGGTGAAGAGTTGTATACTTTAGCAGACAAGAGTCCAGAGGACCTGACAAGAACCACAAAAAGTGTGCCATTTAAATGGAAAGACGAAACGCCACAAGGAAAGTCATCTCAAGAGGAGAGAACAGCCAAAAGACGCCGGAAGGTCTTGAAGGAAAACTCGGAGTCAGACACAGAGTTTTCTCAGCATTTTACAAAAGATGTCTATGATGTGTTCGGGATGCATGTAGCGAAGACCCTTCGAGACATCAATAACATAGAGGTGTTCAACAGAGTGAAGATTAAAATCAACGACATACTCTTAGACGCCCTGGCTGGTGACTTTTCAAGTCCAGGGTTTAAGATAAAACCCAGTGTAGGAACACAATTTCCCCCGGTAGGCGAGGAAGTCTCTAATACAACACCACCAGGTCAGTCTTTTGGAAGGAAGGCCCTCTCAGAGAAAAACTTCTCAGCACCAAGGAAGGGAACCCACAAGAAAGCAGTGCTTGTTGTTTCGCCCGGTTTAGACAAGACTCAAAAGAGCTCTGTAGATCACTCGAGCAGCATTCCTCAGCAATCTAGAATTCCCGTAACGAGTCACAGCATAAATCAACCAACAACATTACCTGTTCACTCCTCACTTCCAGAAACAACTTATACCACTTCTGTGCACCCCCTTGTGTGTACATCTCAACATTCAAGCATTCCCACGACCTCTCACGTTTTAGGTCAGCCAGTTACAGTACCCGTTACTTTCATAGTTCCAGGCAAGACCCAAGCGAAAACTGTCGATCCACATGGCACCACTTCCAATCTTAATAGAATGACTGAAACTACTCAATGTGCAAACATGATTGCAGTTTTACCTGCTGCTTCTTTTGGTCTGGCCATTACTCCAACCAGGTCTGGAAGTATACCTCAGAGTTCTGGAGTTCCTGAGACTACTCAGAGAAGCACAGATGCAACTCAGACAAGTACTGTGGACCCAAGTGGTAGTATTTCCCAACAATCTGAAATTCCTGTGACCACTCAAACTATACCCCACCTACATCCTATAAGTAGCTCTCAGAGTTCTGGAGTTCCTGAGACTACTCATAGAAGCACAGATGCAACTCAGACAAGTAGTGTGGACCCAAGTGGTAGTATTTCTCAACATTCTGAAACTCCTGTGCCCACGCAAACTATTCCCAACTTACCTCATGTAcctggaaagagaaaaaagaatctAGCAGCTCGGAATCCTCTAGAATCCTAGCGTTGCGCAATTGTACCTGTTGTGAAGAGGACAGCCACGTTGAAGTCAGGAGCAAGGAGGAGACATAGACAGTGGAATTCATTGTATCTGATGAATAAAAGttattcttttcatcttcattatttGAAATCCTTGTGGAATAGATTCATATCTCCGTCAGACTTGGGAAATAATGGTGAAATGAGCTCGCGGGCATAAGAAATGAACAAAGACGGCTTGCTCATCTACCAGTATACAGAATGTACAGCAAGATAGCTTTGAATATTTaagatgaatatatttttttacaatttgtagATGATGTTACTTTCTTTTGACGGCAATTTCTGGCTGAAGCCCAATCAGGTATTGAACCACTCGGGATCGCGAGCAGGTCGATGTTGCTCTTCGGGGGAATCAAGTAATAAACATAATCCTGGTTTCTGAGTGGTTAATAATTGTGAACGAAGTGATTTGTCGTCTGTGCTGGAGatcagataagaaaaaaagatgCTCATTTGAATATGTAATCCCGTAAAGCACACTCCAATGACGTAGTAATTAGCTTGTACTTTTCTGTATTCACTACTTGTAATTAGATTACGTGACAATGCACATTCGAAGAGgaataagaaaagagagagagagagtaaagttttCTTATGAATCATGCTAGAATGATTATTTATATGGTGTGATATAATATACGGTATACATATAATGGAAATGAGGTTGACATGACGCACCTTTGATAGATAGCTGCAATGATAAAgctgcaaagagagagagtgaatgagtGAGTGGGTAACgcccacacgtacacacaaacatacatacaacacacacgtATCTGTAAATATAGTGGGTAAGATTATAATGAAGGTTTTCCGCCCATCCCATTTTAATTACTCTTGGGTGGTATGCGTGAGGATACACtatgtaataagtatatatatgtgtgtgtgtgtagaattacGCAACGTGGAGTCCAGTCAGTAGTTGGGTGGGTGACCTCGCATGATGATCGTTTAAAAAGCGAACGGGAGATGATGATGAGGAAGttctccaaagagagagagagagagaaaggaaaacagCGAGTGCAGCTGCACTGTGCAAGTGCACAGTCATCGCTTTTCAAGATTCTTTATTGCCTCGTATTTGGAACGTTTCCTGCGGAGTCACTGACGTCCTCTTGccctcccccacaccccccccccttacccacCCCCCTACCCCTACTCTCTCCCTTCCCCATACCACCCCCCCACCCGTTTGGAGATCTCTGGCCAATGGTCATCGGaaaactaattattatttttatcatgattATTTCCGTCATTGACAAGGTGGATGCTTTGCTAATGTGACTTGCAGCCTTGTGGCCGTAAGTAGCCCAGAATGACTAGagaaggggaaataaaaaaaggcagcagcaattattttttttattggaaatatatacatttacagtttcttacaatttataatattgtatatgcatTTCAGTCAATTTACAtaagtaaaattattatataattatcaaagAAAGGAAAGGACATACTTTGAAGTAAACAATATTTTGCATTTATCCCCAAAGTGCTTTTAACAATATAAATCTCGTTTCGAACGTTCTACTTTCTGCAAACGAAATCATACTTAACTCCTCTGCTAAGTGCATTCATTACTTTACGAATAGACCAAATCCCAGCTATATATTCACTTGTCAAAGTCGTTGCTGTAATTTTAAGTCATTCTTTGGCGTATGCCCGAAGGAGCAAGTTAGTAATATGTCACCGCTGAGATGTGGAAAACTatagaagagagaaagatgagaatGATGCTGATGTACTAATTGTTAAAAGGATGCGcttgaagagagagggagagagagattctttgttcCCTCAGTCACCATTTTATGTCAGTAAAAGACCCTGATCtattattgcctctctctctcactctctctctctctctctctctctaaacatttaaacacattatatatatatatatatatatatatatatatatataatctactggtcatttttaccagctACATACGTAAATGTAATCTCACATGGGTTACATCTCccctccccaaaccccccccAAATCCCCTTCCACCCACACAGGGCCACATTCCCCTTCAAACAAGTTATCTTAATTTTTCCGTACCCACATGAACTCTTGCCAgagcccttccccttccccttccccccccccccacactcttCAACACCCCACGGCACCCAACCATACACTACCACCCCACCCTACAACGTTAATCCACACCACCTTGGTACTACAGATCCCATTTCCTATCCCCACAGTGCTCGTCTATTCCCCTCTTCCCCACAAGCATTTATGTCTTTTCCCACAACCCTACACCAATCCCAACGAGACAGTCTTTCACTCCCACAGAAGTCCAGACTTCCCCCCACAAGATTCAGTGAGTCTTTCCAACAAAGTATACTGACTCTCCCACGTGACTCAGTGATTCTTCCCACATGACACAGTGAGTCATTCCAAGAAAGTATACAAACTTTCCCACCACTCAGAGGTACTAGTAGTATATACATACGATTCCCCACAAAACTCAATCTTCCCCACAATATTCTTGGCCTCTCCCACAATCCTACTTCTTACATGTGGCTTcttccccacccacccacccgccACCCACAGATGCATCAAACGTCACCTCTTACgaataaaattaaagaattatagtgACGCATTTTCACCAAATACCAAACAAACACCATCAACCTTGAGCCTACATAGCTCGGTTATCGTTCGTAAGAAAAATCCGCTCTATTTCCCACCTTTATTATTCACTTATCTCTcctcgggggacataatatttccCTTCGCAAATGCTTTTTCGTAAAGAAGAAACGAACACCGACGTGAATATTGTGACGGAAAGTCCTGCGATAACGGGAGAAAGTTGAAGCGAAAAATGCGCAGTAAACAACACGATGGCGGTGACGTTGCCACGTCTCTGGCAACTGTACATTCGGTATGAGCAAGGCCCCCAAAGCCACGGTCGTCCATTTGGCAGCGCGGCGTGTAGGTCATTGTGGCCGTAGgacgtttatgtgtgtgtgtcggttacgtacatacatgtgtgcgtgtgtgaatgacTGCTAGCTAGCTAGACtcgccctctcccctccccctccaatcGTTACATCCCCCTGTACCTCGAGGCCTCCTCCATtcctccctccacccccccccctccaacaccCTCGAGGCCTCCATTCCAttcccctccctccatcccccccccctccaacaccCCTCCCAGAGCCTCCAATTCCATCCACCACAAACCTTCCCTTTGGGAAGTTTAGTGACCCCTGGACTGGGTTTCGTGGTGGGGGGACCTtcccccatccctccctccttcccctgcCCACTTCctgccctccccctcctcctactccttctcccccaccccccccaaaagaccaccaccaccacaactggAGGTTTCTCGTCATGTGCAAGTGTACATGATAATGCACATTTCCGTTTTTCTTCAGTGTCAAcgataatgatctctctctctctctctctctctctctctctctctctctctctctctgcaacattACGTAGATTAAGGCACTGTCtgagtcttacacacacacacacgaacgtgCAGGAATCCGTTTATTTTCGCCATATATGACGAATAGACTGATAAAGTCTTCGTGCGTTCGTGTGTATAATACGaagtttgtttttatgaaaagcaaaATATATGGGCTTTGTATTTTCATGGCGTAGATTTTTGGTAGGTCACGAAGACGAGGGAAATAGTTAAGATGTATGTGAGAAAAAGATTTCACAATTCCGAGGTACCTACCTACTCTGATTCACTTACAGGGGGGAGTAGCCTAGTCTCACATGCGTgtacgtagtctctctctctctctctctctctctctctctctctctctctctctctctcttatacacacactAAACATAGGAAACATTCTTCCTCCACGCcagtctctctctcaacaccTACATacagcacaacacacacacaccctttctctctctctctctctctcttagctcgAGCACACACCTTGAAACTTGGCTATGCAGACCCTGTAGCTAGCTAGTACTATAAACACGAACACTAGAAACTTCGAGCAATAACGTCATTGCTTAGCCGGGTGACCACATATGAATACCAGGTATACCTGtaaaagggggcggggggcgggaaATGCCTTCTAAGTTCTGTAACTTACAACTATTATAGGTAAGTGAGATAATTAAGGTTCAGGCCAGCCTAGTTGTTGAAATTgtctagtaaatatataaaaaaaaaaacttctgtgaCTTAAATTCTTTAATTTTGAATTATCATGATAATGTAATaatactgaataatatatatatatatatatatatatatatatatatatatatgaataacttgataacgaagtatataaaacgtgatgctatgtataaataaaggttatatatatatatatatatatatatatatatatatatatatatatatatatatatatatatagatatatatatatatatatatatatatatatatatatatatatatatatatatatatatatatatatatatatatatatatatatatagaaaacaatgtattatatatccttTTCTGTCATCATAATGATAACAGGAACAAATACAATATAAGCAACTCCAGTAGTGATGATAAAAGTAATGATACCAAAGCCATATTTGGCTCGTATGAGCCTTAGCGTGACTAGGTcagtctaaaaaaaaagaaaaaaaaattatagtgaaGAGAATGAGGGATTAAAAAACTGTAtattattacctctctctctctctctctctctctcgtaagccaAGTCATGATTGAAGCAAGTCACCCTTGAATAGATATAACGTAAGAAATTCTGCAAGAATACAAAAGTCTCAGACAGGCTCTTGTGCCAAAGGTATTTtcctactgctctctctctctctctctctctctctctctctctctctctctctctctctccatcatgtTCCAGCCGTGTGTGTATTAATTATTTATCGAtttgccaactctctctctctctctctctctctctctctctctctctctctctctctctctctcctcaattatCTAATTCCTCCATTCTCGCTACGCGAAGCACTGAGAGGAATTATTAATTTCGTCGTGAATAATGAAAACGCAAAAATGAAGACACGAAGGAGGAACTGAGCGAAgaggagaaaaaacaaattaaaaaaaagaaaaacaagcttCGCCCAcggccaaaataaaaaataaaaagttgaaataaaaagTCCAGTTTTACCCTTAAACTTGACGGGGTAGAACGGTGGCCATGGTAAAACGGACGGAGGAGATAGGccgatagacagacagacagacatcgaGCAATGTAGCGtcatatagagagaaaaagtgggataaagagagagagagaagggggtttaTGAATATCCCAAGTTTGGAAAAACTAACGCAGAGAAAAATCAATAACACAAGTAACTACCTATACAGCATAAATTAGAaggtaaacaaatgaatatacaagcgagtaaataaggaaaaaactaAGGTATAAAATAATGGAGCAAGTAAAGGAATTCACGCTTAGAACATGGCGTGATATCCCCGTAGACATTTTCACTCCTAGCCTGAACAGCTGCCCTAGTTACAGCtagactaatattattattaaaacactcaACAAGCAGGTATTGTatgataattgtaaaaaaaagacTATCTCTTACATGTTATTTGCAATAAAACGTATAAGTTGGTAAAGGTTTAACTGTTAAAATCATCTTTGAATTGAATAAACGACAAATTCTGCAGTAAAACAAAGACTGCAGTGTAGAAATATTTCAGCACATGCCTTGCCAAGGTATTTTTCAGTGACCTCCACAGAATatcagttgttttattttcatgtattatcAGTCGCCATCTTGTTCTTACAATCataactcttatatatataactcgTACAAGATTGTCAGATTATTATGAACTTATCATAAGCATTAAGAAACTTCTTAACCATTTGACTGAAGGGGACCAAAAACGCAGTACTGCACATGAatgttaatcataattataatataaaaatatgcgaATCGTTGTATGCGCACATAAATAACGCCATTGGATGGTGGTAATTTAAGACTGGTTATTAAAACACAAGAATGTATATAGCAGCCGCATCCATCTTGGATCGAGTATTCTTATATAGGTCTAGTTATTTTGAAACGTAATTATTACACTTCAATTCGGTAGAAGTGCTGAACAGTGATGGTTATTGCCGgcaactttgctctctctctctctctctctctctcttcaataggCCTATGTGTATAACAGATGGTTGATTTCCCCCTTAGACCTATATAGCCAGCATATCCACTGTATTGGGAAATACGTGTCCTATTCATACTGGATTAATCATTATCCTCCTACGAGGATTTGGCAAACCTAATTCAAGCTTGATCGCGGTGGAATAAAAACAGCTGCACACCGAAGTATTAAGGGAAATATATTTcagttaaaacaaataaaaattgaagtgATTGAACGACAGCAGTGTAGTCTAGTACCACACGCTTGGCTTTAAATTAGGGAATATAGGAGAAAGGCACCGAATTTAATATGGTTTGTTTTTAGGCTTCAAGATTATTTGTACAAAGTAAATTTAAGTCAacgtggataaaattctgaatgtaattctgttaaaaaggtaaaatattatatattttctctaataagcgataaaaaaatcatggaaatatATACGTGTGGATACGCTATACCTTTGTTTCTAAGGCTTAGAAAAGCTTTGGTTTTGACATGCTGACAACACTAAACTTGTATACTAGGCCTATAAAAATTTTCAATCGAAAGTTTTATGGTTAACAGGTGATATTATAGGTCATGTCTATATTGACGTGCCACGTCTGTGTAGATACGACACGTTTAAAAATAACGAACGCGAATATCATGCAGTAAAACAGAAACGAAGCTCCTCGTCGACTGAAGCCGCACGCAGCTTGAAATCGGCCTGTCCAACCGGACGGTCGTATCGCATTGCCGCCTTTaataggtgattttttttttccttcctttcattcttttttggccAGCCTCCAGTCACTCGTTCATCCTGGATGAATTTGAACATGCAAAAATCGTCGAGGAAAGAAGTCCAACCGGAGAATGGTGAcaaacagatagagaaaagcgAAGGATATGAACGATGCAAGAGGTTTGGTTCCCGAGCGGGAAGAAGTTTAAGCTCTGCGAACGACCGGCGTTTTCCACGGTCGTACCACGCCAGTGTTTGTCGGCCAGTGATCGGGGCAGCACCCGTTTTTGGACGACACTTGTATTCCCTCATTTCTTTTGGTATGTATTTTCCCAGTTTTAATAACTAACCGTCGTTTTTTCGTTATTATCCGCGTTTTAGCTGTTATCGTTATAACGCCGCCGCGCGGCGAAAGTAAAGGCGTCCGCAACGTTCTCGTCATGTCTCTACCTCTCTTATCgtcgatttatttattctttttttcatttcctttcctccaTTCCTCACGTTACGAGCGTCTCCTATCAAAGAATAGGGAGACGGAGACTGACAGACGCCCACAGATATACCGAAAGGAGAAAAAATGAGGGAAGCAAGAATGTGAGAGAGAAGATGAGTCTGGGGGGGATTCCACCAAGAAGTACGCCACGTGACCGCATAGAAGTATGAGGTCTCATCAGGCTGGTAcgtttgtacgtgtgtgtgtatgtgtgtttacccTGCTACGTTACTTAAGTAAGTAATCAGTGTTTGGCCATTTATTTCGATAAGTCTGTAAAACACTCATTCACTTTCAACATTTCAATACATCTCACAATATAGGTAGGCCTTGTGACAACAGATTAAATCGTTCCTTTTTCTTAGTAACAACATCACGCGGTGTTCCTCAAGGCCGCTCCGTTGgtcttattttttcccctcccaatCTTGTCATCAGAGCCTTTGTTATCCTTCCTACCTTGGTATAGGCTAGGCCTTACCACAGCAATCCCTTACAACACAAATATGATAATTTTCCCCGTTCCATAACGCCCATACTGCCTCAGTGCATCTCCAGTATTCAGTCCAAAGCCAGTCTAGATCTAGAATCGTGGTGCAGGTGGTAACGGGTCACATGAAGGCCTGAAAGCCAATTGAGGGGTTTAATATATAGTGTCGCATACTAGGCGGAGTCTAGTTTTCGTATTGACAGCAGTTTCTGATTTTGTATGACGCAATGTTAGTATAGAAATGGGCATTATTGCACATCgttcatgtaattatatattctatatatatagatatatatatatatatatatatatatatatatttatctgtgtacatacatacatattcagttGCATTCCACAACTGAATtgccatatcttcgtgcctaagaagatgcCAGTACTATACATACAAATACGTGAACGATATcttaccacgagagagagagagagagagagttcatgaaATGTtgggaaatattttcttgttcaaTAAAGATTCAGCGTATTACGTCTAACATACCAGACCGAGAATAACTTATTCATAAGTGCAAGAATATTTATATTGaacttaagtttctctctctctctctctctctctcgcttctcctctcgtctctctctctctctctctctctctctctctctcttatatattatatatatatatatatatatatatatatatatacatataaccagtAAATCTGAGACTTTTTCAATTCTCACACAATTAATCAAGATCAGAGTCTGACATTACGGAAGTACATTTGCCCTACTTTACTGCAAATACACTTAATAGGCCTATGCAATCCAGATTTTTTCGCATACTAGTCCTGTGCATTACATAGATTTCAACTTACTAGTCCTATGCATATTGCAGAGATTTCAACTTACTAGGCCTATGCATTGCAGAGATTTAAACTTACTAGTCCTATGCATATTGCAGAGATTTCAACTTACTAGGCCTATGCATTGCAGAGATTTCAACTTACTAGTCCTACGCATTGCAGAGATTTCAACTTACTAGGCCTATGCATTGCAGAGATTTCAACTTACTAGTCCTATGCATTGCAGAGATTTCAACTTACTAGTCCTATGCATTGCAGAGATTTCAACTTACTAGGCCTATGCATTCCAGAGCTTTTTGCATACTAGTCCTATGCATTCCAGAGCGTGGTCCTCCTCCATCAGCAGCATCATGGCGGCCTACATCAATGCCTTGGAGTTGATCTCCGAGGTGCAGATGCGACCCATCATTTGGGACACTTCGTCAGACGAGTACAAAGACCGAGCTAAGAAGGCCGAGGCGTGGGCGGAGGTCTGTCGAACACTGTTCTTGGACTATGAGCTGAGGTCTGCAGCTGACCAGATAAATTTGGGTAAGATTAGTTAGTACCCAACTCGTCATTTTTGGATTAGGATAATTGCTTGGTTAAATACGAGTAATCCTTTGGGTAAGATTAGTTCACAACTTTGAAGTTTCAAGTCGACTTTTTGAAAGCCGCATATGTAGTACAAgagcaaaacctttatttatagtgtaaaaaaattcaaaaatagtattttattttaccaACTATAAATACCAAGTAATCCTGAAGTgccatgaaaagtaaaataattcaccaaattttttctctctcttttatttaaaaaaatacactttaaaggactttttacaataaatacatgtacaagatatgtaatttatgtacagaatcaatacaattatatatattaattcacctACTTGGAGGACCACAGTAACTCAATATAAACATGCATAACCATTTTTTGCTATAGATGATTAAACTGTGAAAGTTGGAGACTCAAGAGACATGCAACATCAATAAACTGGCCTACTTTAACTTGCATTAATGTTGAATTGGATCTGATTTTCAGAAAGAGAAGTTCTCGGGAGGTGGAAGAGCATTCGAGACTGCTACACGAAGGATTACAAGAAGTTTGCAAATAAAAGTAGCCAGGGCCACCGGACCAAAAAGTCTCGTCGTTACATTTTCTCGAAGCAGTTGGCTTTCCTGAGGAAGGTCATGAAAACCAAAACTAGCGGGAGTACGGCATCTCCACTCCAAGACACTGACGAGGGGACAGAGAGCATCTTGGATATGTCGAATGCGCCGGGAAAAGTTCATCCGTTGCCCTTTGAAAGGGTGAAGAGGGCTAGGTCTCCAGCTGGCGGAGAGGCGAAGCAAATCCTGGATAAGAGAAAAAGGGTTTCTTCGAGCAATGAGATCGTGCAGGCCAAGGAGAGAGGCAAGAATTTGTCGCTGGAAGACAGAATAAGGCAATTGATCGAAGAACACGGTGAGCAGAGGAATGACGAAGACAAGGACTTCTTCATGTCGATGCTCCCTTCAGTGCGTAGACTTAACGAAGACCAAAAGCTCGAATTCAGAGTACAGGTCCTGCTGGCACTGCAAAATGTCAGAGCAGGACAGCGCAATTTGCAAAGCCCTTGGCCGCAGTCCTCAAATCCTTCTTGTGTGCTTGTTCAACGTAGTCAGGCCAGTGCTGTTGGTCAGACTGGACATTCTGATGCTGTTGAAATGGTCAGTAACGAAAGCACTGGTGGAGCACCTCGCTCTGCACCAGAGTCTCCGTGTAAAACCAAGCAAGAATGCGACAGTCCTTCTCCAGCGCCGCCTTCCCCAGAGACAAAAGACTATCACCTCCTAATGTAGAGTGACTAGGTACGATATCTGATTCGTttatttaaaacaggaaaaaaaacaagatcgAATGAAAATACAGAGTTGTCAGTTTGATCTCAAGTCATGTGGATAGCATCGATGATCAGACCAAGGGCCATTCAGTTGTTACGTTCAGGAGACACTTTAATAAACATATCTATAAGTTACTTTAGATTGTTAACCTGATTGTGACTCCATCCTAAGGAAAACTA from Macrobrachium nipponense isolate FS-2020 chromosome 22, ASM1510439v2, whole genome shotgun sequence includes the following:
- the LOC135198676 gene encoding uncharacterized protein LOC135198676 isoform X11, translated to MPDNCSVFGCYNRKSSTRGSSVRYFTFPKDETSRGLWIRACGRADEINLRNAIVCSVHFRKEDYIDDMKARLLGIASARNKRVLRKDAVPSLCLFEGTARVQERLGPDAAPSQSTSTATKDDRSATESKLAKKRTGKKNEAAQGRQKMENKVGVPGGLETKVCGLHFTADDVLWEVSHCDEKSGRTVTAPLANPRLRQGAVPSLMPPDCPPPCLLTAPNSSYSAGRGGGGGRGRSSLPSVSEVPKSELSGVDSVFVWEGPDIRPTQGRETKVPSTIGIDRSKKIGELKASAPLPSTSKTRGSTRKKNKLEREEVEDEEEEEKDTKKLKLEEEDWKEEETDPLELEHFQEIKIEEEDPLSDPYLLDEGASDDGLADIIASVKQEYTSWTDKSNQDNQKVVVAEEDFSQKKITSKQSETKTGIVGEELYTLADKSPEDLTRTTKSVPFKWKDETPQGKSSQEERTAKRRRKVLKENSESDTEFSQHFTKDVYDVFGMHVAKTLRDINNIEVFNRVKIKINDILLDALAGDFSSPGFKIKPSVGTQFPPVGEEVSNTTPPGQSFGRKALSEKNFSAPRKGTHKKAVLVVSPGLDKTQKSSVDHSSSIPQQSRIPVTSHSINQPTTLPVHSSLPETTYTTSVHPLVCTSQHSSIPTTSHVLGQPVTVPVTFIVPGKTQAKTVDPHGTTSNLNRMTETTQCANMIAVLPAASFGLAITPTRSGSIPQSSGVPETTQRSTDATQTSTVDPSGSISQQSEIPVTTQTIPHLHPISSSQSSGVPETTHRSTDATQTSSVDPSGSISQHSETPVPTQTIPNLPHVPGKRKKNLAARNPLES
- the LOC135198676 gene encoding uncharacterized protein LOC135198676 isoform X12; this translates as MPNNCSVYGCYNTRRKTSGSDIRYFRFPRAYELRQRWIHCCRRTDSINADNAVVCSVHFADVDYKDDMKSRLLGIDIPKRQRTLKDDAIPSLLMPQGTARVQERLGPDAAPSQSTSTATKDDRSATESKLAKKRTGKKNEAAQGRQKMENKVGVPGGLETKVCGLHFTADDVLWEVSHCDEKSGRTVTAPLANPRLRQGAVPSLMPPDCPPPCLLTAPNSSYSAGRGGGGGRGRSSLPSVSEVPKSELSGVDSVFVWEGPDIRPTQGRETKVPSTIGIDRSKKIGELKASAPLPSTSKTRGSTRKKNKLEREEVEDEEEEEKDTKKLKLEEEDWKEEETDPLELEHFQEIKIEEEDPLSDPYLLDEGASDDGLADIIASVKQEYTSWTDKSNQDNQKVVVAEEDFSQKKITSKQSETKTGIVGEELYTLADKSPEDLTRTTKSVPFKWKDETPQGKSSQEERTAKRRRKVLKENSESDTEFSQHFTKDVYDVFGMHVAKTLRDINNIEVFNRVKIKINDILLDALAGDFSSPGFKIKPSVGTQFPPVGEEVSNTTPPGQSFGRKALSEKNFSAPRKGTHKKAVLVVSPGLDKTQKSSVDHSSSIPQQSRIPVTSHSINQPTTLPVHSSLPETTYTTSVHPLVCTSQHSSIPTTSHVLGQPVTVPVTFIVPGKTQAKTVDPHGTTSNLNRMTETTQCANMIAVLPAASFGLAITPTRSGSIPQSSGVPETTQRSTDATQTSTVDPSGSISQQSEIPVTTQTIPHLHPISSSQSSGVPETTHRSTDATQTSSVDPSGSISQHSETPVPTQTIPNLPHVPGKRKKNLAARNPLES